CACAGCCACTGAAAGTGAGCCTTCACTTCTTACTAGTTATAAGATTTGAATTTGAGGAGGGGTAGCTGATCCTAGACCAGCAGTATTGAGCCAGCGTTTTCCTGGAGCGACAGTCAAAAGTCTTTATCAGTTCACACATCATGCCCATCACCCTTGCCCAGCCACACGCTCCGCCTATTTATGAGCTGTAAAACAAATCGACAAGGTTTGAaatgactttaaaatatttaattccaagcaaaaatatttgaaaatcaaactAATAGCATTCAAAACTGTGTGCTTAACAtatttaatgagggaattaactatatGCTATTCCTATAAAAAAATTTGAATGATTTAGGCTAATCAAAATCCAGAGGTTCTCAAATTTAATAATCCAACGATCCTCTAAGAAATCAGGGAAGAGTCTGTGTTTTATAATCAACTATCCatgatatttttttacatttacaccaaacatttaaagtgcatagcacatgtaaattatatatttatctcattaaatcacagcttttgcagtTAATCTCACctggacataacgtgattttaattagtGTGCTAAATGTctacgtaatgacattcatacatcagATGGTTTTggattttggtatcggagcatttttacaagcacgAATACAAGTACACGAACatagtatcggacccgattccagTATCGGGACATTCCAACTAGAGAGTGTTTAGGAAAATTGTTTGAAATTAGTCATtagttttgcaattctgtttggtgacactagtggcacagaaatgttATACTTAACTTTTAAAGGCAGTGTGTAAAAAAGATTTTGTTTCTTCTTTCTGTACAGACGCATTGCTTGCAGATCTTGAGTCTTCTACCGCTCATATCTCCAAGTGCCCTGTGTTTCTGCCTGAAGAGACGCCATATTCCTACCCCACTGGGGGGAACATTTTTCAGGATGACTCCCTGCCTCCGCCTCTGCCCCCTCCACCCTCAGCTGAGGCCCTGAACGGATCGCTCTCTCCCCGGCCTGACTCGCAGCACTCCTCGGAACAGGTTCGACTATATCAGGACTTTCCAAAATAAGCTATCTGCATCTGGCATGTAATATTAACAATCTCTTCAACACGTCTTGTTATTTTAATGGGTGTAGTCTGTTAGGAGTATTGTTTGATAGTTATGCTCTATTATTATTACACTTGTGATCACGGTGATAATCGAAATTTACACTGTTCCATTTTTTCTTCTGTTTAATTCAGTCTTTAGGCTCTGCCCATAAAAGCACGTTGTCTCGGGACAGCAGTCCACCAGCCTCTAATACTGAAGAAGACCACGTTTACAGGTGAGTAATAGTACAATAGGAACATATTTCATTTTGATTAAATTAGTTAAAGAGGTATTTAAGACAAAAATGATCAACATTAACAgaagttaagcagaatgttagcagATCTTGGACAAAATGTTCAGTCTCattcgccattcactttcattgtatggacaaaagatgcaaagaaagtaaatgttgactgaggctgtcaatcttTAACATTCTGCCTTTAAGATCTGACTGGACTGGTCTAAATGAAACTTTTTGTCCAGTTTTCCTAACAAACAGAAGCACTCTGACTCATCGGCGGCAGCCATGACCTCTGCCCTGGGCAGCAACCTGTCTGAACTGGACCGCCTGCTTTTGGAACTCAATGCAGTCCAGCAGAATGCACCGTCTTATTCCAGTACAGGTATGCACACAAATAAACACttacagggttcccatggtcatggaaaacctgaaaatatgagGGATTTTGTCTTTGATTTGTGAGAGAATCGTTATCCTAAATGACTGGAAAGGCCATGGAAAAGTCTTGGAATTTCATTAGTCAAAAAGGATGGGAACCCTACACTTAAGAGCTATTCACACCAAGAAAAATGTGGCAAAGCAACACAAATTTCAGATGAAAACTATCCACACCAATTGTGatgaacattttgtcagatttcagCATAGATTTAACTTGCTGTAATACAAATACAACCCAACGCTGAAATGTAACTTATATGTTGTCATTGTCCTATAATTCCAGTTCTGGTCATATGACCTTAAAAGTTTATATCTGATTGGTCTGTGAGTGTTTTTtgccaagcaaaaaaaaaaaaacaactgctgTGGAAAAAACAGGTGTtggttttttaaaaaacatattttaacacttGGTGTCTTTTTGCGCCTTTTGCAGTAGTCCTGCAGTCTTTTAAACATTGGAAAACATCATTTTTTACGGGAAAGAATATTGATATTGCTGTGATTATGCCTAAAAACATGTGATCATTGTAGATACTCTATCAGGTTGTGTCTGTTTGAAGTGCCATCGTCGGATTATCTGTAATTGTAAATGGTTACTCACTCTCTGTAGAGGATGCAGCGCCTCCATTACCGCCTTGCAGTGTTGCCCATTATATCCAGGAGAATGGAGCCCATCCAGGCATTATGCTGACTCCTGCCACCCAGGACATACCTCAGAGAAATGGGACAGAGGACAGCCGCCCAACTGTGGAGAGTCTTCTAAATGAGCTAGAGACCTCTGTGCCTTCCCCAATGTAAGAATATCACCAGATTTCTCATCTCAAGGATGATGTGGATAtgcaatttaataatttaatatttaatagaaTGTGGTAATTTTATACAAACAGGCCCAGTCCTTGTGCATTGACCAGCAATTTGAAGGACGGACTGGTGGACACACCTTCTGAGCAGCAGGGCAGAATATCAGCCACCTCAGCTACACGAGAACTGGATGAACTCATGGCTTGCCTATCTGATTTTAAGGTGCAGAgcaatgtgagagtgtgtgtgtatgcttacGACCTGTAGCGAGTGTGTGTATGGGTCTTTGCCCTGTAGAGTGTGCGTGAAATGGAACAGCTTTAGCAGGACAGTATAAGTGAGTTGCAGAGACGTGGTGTTTGGAAATGTGTGCTAAACTGTGTTGTTTGGGTGATCTATTTTCAGGATGTGTAGCTTAACAATCTGGCTGGTCTTCATTTATCCATAATAAAATATATGCCTGTATGTTTACTTGTAAACCATTTCCTGCTTGATTATCACTCCTAGCTTCAATTCCATCTCATTACTTCAGTGCTATTTCTTCTGTGTTTGTCTCTCAGCTGTACATCTCATTAAAgctttttcttaaaggaattgtttacccaaaaaggaaagcTTAAATCATAACTTACCCACCTTTACTTACTTTACGTGTTTTTTCACTCTGTCTTCTCCTGTATCTTCTCTATATCCTCTAGCCAAGTTCTTTGGGCTCCTTGAACTCTGAGCCACTGTTTGAGCAAAGTATTACCATTGCTGAAATTCACCCGGCTCCTGCAACTCTACTGTCCAAATCCCTGTCCCCTACCCACCCAGCGGAACCAAGCCGGTATTCCCCTGGTCTCTCCCCTTCTGTAAACCTGGAGCTGCACATTGTGGAGGATTCTGGTGAACCAGGAACCACAACATCCAGAGGCATCCCAAAGCCAACACCTTCCTCTCGGCTATCTCCACCTGTAGCTTCCAGCCCTCGGTTTTCTCCGGCTCATGATCCAGACCTCGATTCTATCATTGAGGTTTCTGCATCCCTGCTCTCCTCCCAGGTGGAGTCTCTAGTGGTTCTGTCTCAGACTATAACCACCACAACAACCAAATCGTCCTTTGACGTACCTGGAGGTCATGACCATTGTCCTGTCAAGGAGGGGAACCCTTCTGCGTATCTGACAAATTCTGTGCTGAAGTCCTATTCACCATTCACCAAGTCTCCTAGTCCAACAAGTGCTCCAGCAATTAGCAGAACTCCAGATAGTCCAATGGTGACACCAGCATCTATTGATCTATTTCTATCCAGCTCTGAACCAAAATCTTTAACTCCAAGACCAGTCCCATCTATTCCCAGATCTACTCTGTCTGCTCTTCCTGCAGTTACCAAATCACCTGTTGTACCATTTCAGTCCCTTTCCAAAGCTGCTTCACCCTCTCTCGTCCTCACCTCCGTTTCATCTCTGTCAGTTCCCAAGTCTCCCAGCCCAAAACCTTCATCAGATCAGCTTGACTCGGCTTTTTCTCAGAAAACCCTTGAGCCATCTCTTGACGATGCCTTGGATAAGCTTCTGGCCATGAGCTTCAACAAGCCTGAGATGGAGGCTCCAATCACGCACTCAGTGTCTCGACAGCTCAACTCAGAAACACAACCAGAGATCTACGAGGAGACAATAATGGCTTCAGATCGCAGTGAGATCCATCCTGACACTCACACGGAGAGTGAGGTAGGGGACGGGCTCTTGGAGGACCAGTCGGACTGCAGAAGTGATCTCGACTGGGCTGACATGGAGCTGAAGATGGCCTACGAAGGACCAGATGGCTCTGTGACCCCCATGACCGAAGCAAGCTGGATGGATGATTCGCTCACTCCGTCATCTTGCCCTGGAACTCCAGATGCCCAGATGGATCTTCCTATGCTTCATATGGCAGGCACCATGGACAGGATCTCTGCCTCTGGACACGTACGGATGAGTTTGCAATGCTTGTTGAATGAAAATGGAATAAATTGGTCTGGAGTTCATCCAAACAAGGCCTGCATTGTTTTGATTGCAAGCATGTGATTGAAATGTGTTAGTCTGTTGGGTGAAACTTCATTATTGTCCCTAACATTGCACCCTGTGATTCTCACTTTGGCTTTAGTTTTCACTCTGTAAGTCTTGAGAGAAGCAGATGCACCTGAATTTTAGTGTTGCTGTGTGTG
This is a stretch of genomic DNA from Myxocyprinus asiaticus isolate MX2 ecotype Aquarium Trade chromosome 24, UBuf_Myxa_2, whole genome shotgun sequence. It encodes these proteins:
- the LOC127414844 gene encoding proline-rich protein 36-like isoform X1, with protein sequence MDDLDALLADLESSTAHISKCPVFLPEETPYSYPTGGNIFQDDSLPPPLPPPPSAEALNGSLSPRPDSQHSSEQSLGSAHKSTLSRDSSPPASNTEEDHVYSFPNKQKHSDSSAAAMTSALGSNLSELDRLLLELNAVQQNAPSYSSTEDAAPPLPPCSVAHYIQENGAHPGIMLTPATQDIPQRNGTEDSRPTVESLLNELETSVPSPMPSPCALTSNLKDGLVDTPSEQQGRISATSATRELDELMACLSDFKPSSLGSLNSEPLFEQSITIAEIHPAPATLLSKSLSPTHPAEPSRYSPGLSPSVNLELHIVEDSGEPGTTTSRGIPKPTPSSRLSPPVASSPRFSPAHDPDLDSIIEVSASLLSSQVESLVVLSQTITTTTTKSSFDVPGGHDHCPVKEGNPSAYLTNSVLKSYSPFTKSPSPTSAPAISRTPDSPMVTPASIDLFLSSSEPKSLTPRPVPSIPRSTLSALPAVTKSPVVPFQSLSKAASPSLVLTSVSSLSVPKSPSPKPSSDQLDSAFSQKTLEPSLDDALDKLLAMSFNKPEMEAPITHSVSRQLNSETQPEIYEETIMASDRSEIHPDTHTESEVGDGLLEDQSDCRSDLDWADMELKMAYEGPDGSVTPMTEASWMDDSLTPSSCPGTPDAQMDLPMLHMAGTMDRISASGHLKSVIRRTKEIPNVHPMYRDGLIRRKMGPILFHKSNSQDRLIEELQGKLGIARKERPKKQQPDDWLTEGVIVMSNPKRSREEHNRDLDKIIIPPESPLPQRKLILPPQPLPLPRPPPPVEEPKRPNPVKAVPAPLPPPPPPVPSPPPREPTPPPQPPPVLPKLPTPEPMEVPAPTPKPSPTPPPTPTPLPPPVTLPKVLVSVGCQTEYDPLFPPLQVQMCCLWLSVCLIVLSP